The sequence TCCCCCGTTTTCTCGCCGGAGAACTAGGAATCATGAGCAGTTGGCAACAGACCCTTGAAAGTGTGTGTTTGGAGACCGTGTCCCCTTTCTTTCTGATCCGATTCTGTTTCTGATTTATTTGCAGCTCGCGATCCCTCCAAGTGACAGGACGAACGTATCCGGGGAAGGTAAGACCaggggagtgggtgggagggtgggtcaGGGGGGAGGAAGACGGTGGTTGGGGGTCAGTGCTGGAGTTTACGGGGAAGGGGACCAATTGGAATACTCGTCCCCAAATCTCAGCCTCCCCCCAATTCATGCCTTGTGCCGAGCGGACATGTGTTAGACTAGGACTCAGTAGTGCTCTTCTTCTGGGTGGGTGGCTGTGCAGAATGGGCCCACGTGATTTGGGCAGCATGGGCGAGAAGGGGCCTGCTGAGGAgggcatgtcccccccccccgcagaagaATTGGAGCTGGTATTGGGGCTGTAGttcctgctttgcttgcagaaagtcccaggctTCAGATCCTGCCGAAAGTAGCTGCTCatcagggataataataataataataataataataataataataataataataataatacgtttcttacctgcctctccgattggatcgaggcagggaacatcagcaatcataaaaaaacataaaatactgattaaaaccatAGCATACAccgttaaaaacatcctaaaagcatcctaaagttCTACTGAATAGGCctcccggaagagatcagtcttgatagctttcttgaatgctagcagacggtcaagctgacgagtctcctccggcaggccgttccagagtctgggagcagcaggagagaaggtcctctgggtaacggatGGGCCAAGGTTTAGACTCGGCCTAAAGCAGCTGCCGCTTTTCCCCCCTCGCAGTGATCCCATTCTTGGACGTGTACAACCGCAGCAGCTGTCAGCCCCGGGAAACGATGGTGCCTGTGGCCGCCGAACACCCGCACCTGGTCAGCCACATCGCCGTGCCCTCGTGCGTGCTGCTGAAGCGTTGCGCCGGCTGCTGTTCCGACGACACGCTGGACTGTGCGCCCGAGCAGACGCATGAGCAGCGCATGGAGGTAGGAAACCGGGACGCCCAACCTGGCGCTTTCCAAGCGTGACAGCCGCCTGGTAATGAcaggaattgcagtctaacacatctgggaaGCGGAATGGAACCTCTTTGTTCAGGCGCAGTATACCTGTGAACAACAGATGCTGGTGGCAGACCACAGGGGGAAGGAAAGGCTTGTGGACTTCCTAGGTTTGTCTCTGATAAAGACCCAGACCGGCCTTCCCCAAATTTGGAGCCTCCAGATGGCTgtgggattacaattcccatcatccctggcatgAACTAGTTGACAGGCAGGGAGGACGGAAGTTGTACTCTGACCCCTGGGGACTCAAAAGTTGGTGACGATTGGACTGGATGGACTACATGCGACCTCCAGTATTGGAAGCAGGctgcctatggacaccagttgctggggaacatgggtgggagggtgctgttgctgtcatgccctgcttgtggctttcccatcggggcagctggttggccactgggtggccagaatgctggactgatgGACCCTGggattgatccagcagggctcttaggtAACTTATCCAGCAAGACAAGTTGCCTTACCTTCCTCTCGTCCCCGCGCCCTCCTCCATTCTCTAGGTGATGCTCACCCGGTTATCCCAGAGCCGTCTACAGCAGCTGACTTTTACAGAGCACACCCAGTGTATATGCAGGTGAGagtctgaggagggggagggcTTTGGGAGGGGAgcttgggggggaggggcggcCCCCGGGATTTATTCCGTTTACTAGCTgcacccggcgtaacatacgccgttgtagcataccttaaagtttattaattaaatatcatcacgggggcgcgggctgcttggaggccgccagTTCAGCGCCGTCTGgtagacctggggggcagggaggtcggggggagtgggagcaggtgcccccctctccctggggttcctgtcagccttgggcctccCGCCTAGCTctcatgagattaggccggggcctgggctcacagcaggtgagcggcctcccacccagccataacgggccccggccgtgcctcgctcatgtccaccatggcgctgcccccttcgtggggggggggggagcgaagaggcagaaaggagggtagaattaccttggaaagcccggaggagtcaagcgaggggcttagcaacctctatcagctgacgttacacgtttttactgttgcttagcaacctgtatcagctgaagcctgtacggaaacttatctaagcattttatatagatagattttCAATTCAATTGAGTTCACGccgctagccctgatggccacatgcgacctccagtatcagagccagtctgcctatggacaccagtggctggggaacatgggcgggagggcgctgttgcactcgtgtcctgcttgcggctttccccatgggcagctggttggccactgtatgaccCGAAGGATGGACGAGACGGACCCTGGGTCTAATCCAGcgtcatggctcttcttaagttcttatgggTAGCTTTTACAATAAAATATGGATCTTGGAGGATGGGTGAAGGCTTGCCCCGGCCTTTCCCATTTAtgttcttggtgtgtgttttcagatactgtatttcttcgattgtaagacgccatcgattgtaagacgcacgctaatttcagtaccaccaacagaaaaaaacaacaacgcctaagacacacccgcgattctaagacgcaccctgtttttagagatgtttatatggggggggaaagtgcgtcttacaatcgaagaaatagagtAGTTGCTTTTATGACACCTGTGCAGTTTTATTACTGCATCGGTctcttttattgttgtaagctgccttgggggttCTCCTGCCTCTATATCTCAACCTGGTGGCAGCCTGTATAGCGAAGGAGGGGCAGAAAACAGTTCTCCCAATGCTTTGAACTTCAATGCCCAGCAGTcttgacccttggccatgctggtgggggcttctgggagttgaagtctgaaagATCTGGAGTTGTACCTTCGGGCACCCCTGTCTTAGAGCGAACATCCTAGGATTAACTGGGTGACAGCTGTCATTCATATtcatattctattctattctattctattatattctattctattctattcatatttgtgtgtgtgattgcctctctctctctctctctctctctctctctctctctctctctctctgtgtgtgtgtgtgtgtgtaatctatcTATGATAttcagatatagatagatagatagatagatagatagatatgagaTAGATGGCTGGCTGTTTATGTTCTCACCCCAGTTTGAGGTTGaggttgtgcggactttatactgttagttttaccctaccctgtgcctgtttgcattctcttcccctccttattgtgttactatgattttattagattgtaagcctatgcggcagggtcttgctatttactgttttactctgtacagcaccatgtacattgatggtgctatataaataaataaatacataataataataataataataataataataataataataataagtttgatGCCTCTCTCTTGTACTTTTCAGACCAAAGACAATACTTTTAAGATCCAATGCAATCAGGTAAGAGAATTCCCCCATCCATCCCTCTCCCCAGAACCACCGCACCAACGAGTTCACTCAAGAGCGCTTAAAGCCAGTGGGTCCATTTAGGCACGATACTAGTCAGCATCTACATTACCTCTTCTGAGTGTACAAATCGCTTCACGTAATTACCATAGTCAACACCATGAGGTTGTTTCTAAAATAGAGAGGGTTTGGTCTGGGGTTCACCCCACTTTACAAGTGTTGCTTCTCCACGAGGGTGATTTCTATTCAAACAACACTATttttttctacatttgcatccgTACAGATAAATTAATGATCCTgtgcaaaatgtatgcaaatcacTGCACTCCTTTGCCCCCCCATTTTTTTGCCggttcataagtggccatcccctagtgcagccttcctcaacctggggcatccagatgtgttggactacaactcccagaatgccccagccaggcattctgggagatgcagtccaacacatctggagcgccccaggttgaggaaggctgccctagtgtCTGTGTGCTGAGGGCTGTACGAATTTAGGCTGGACGGCCGCAGGTCAATctctgcacacacccacacacccactgtTAAAGGGATGGGAGCGctaaaagaaaactattaaaagaacatggggcagggccttctcggtggctgctccagtgctttggaactctcttcccggggaagctagactggctccctcctggatgggctttcggaagcaggcgaaaacttgtttgttccagcaggcctttggaaaataatctggccctccatctatgttaaggacttataattttgttgtgtattttaaatgttttttttacatttcttttcctatgttttaaaacatatgttttaaactttgtaagaccgccttgaggcccagtattgggcaaaaggcaggatacaaataaatattataataataataataataataataataataataataataataatatattaaaaggAATGCAAATGTGGGTCATTGCCACAAATTTGCCAAACGTCTGTAGGAatggaggaaagggaaggaacgCTGCTTCAGCTGCTACACAGTGTGGCGCAGTGGCTAAAgtttcagactgggagtcaggagatccaggttcgagtccccactcagccatggaaacccactgggtgactttgggccagtcacggactcttagcccaacccacctcacagggttgttgttgcgaggataatatggagaggaagaggattatgtacaccgccttgggttccttgaaggaaaaaaagcgggatataaatgcaataaataaataaataaaataagtaaatattccAACTCTCCCACCAGCCGTTCCTGCGCACCCTGTCGGAACAAGAAGAAGCAGCTCAACCCACAAACGTGCAACTGTGTCTGCCGGCGGCGTGAATCCGAGCGTTGTGTGGCCCGGGGTCTGGTTCTCAACAAGGCCACCTGCAGGTGGGGTTCCCCTACCCTAACCCCAtatgtccccgtccccccaacgCCGTCAGTTTCACACTTCCTCTCTTCAGGGGAAACTTTCCCCAGCGCATCCTCTGAAAAGGCCCCTCCATGGCTGCCATAGAAGGCCAGAAtgttgcaaaggcttctgggacaTGTTCCGTAGCCCTTGCCGGCAGCTGGCGTGGACGGAGAGCGTGCGCACGCACCCAACGCTCCCCTGCATGGCGCTGCAGGTTGTGGGTGGAGAATGTTGTTCTTAGACAATGTATTCGGCGTTATTGACTTCCTCGCCAGGCAGTGCGCTTTCTCGCTCTGTTATCAGTCCTGTGAGGGTGTGAAGTTAGTGACctaagggaccacaaggatcatataGTCCATCCCCTGCAATATACAGGAAAATCAATTAAACCACCCATGAGAGGTGGCTCTGTCcagactctttttaaaaacctccagagatggagaacccacaacgtCTGTAGGGAGACTGTTccgctgttgtacagatcttattgTCAGCATCTCCAGAAAGGGCTGGGAGAAAGGTTTCTGTCTGGGGCCTGGAAGAGTCACTGCCTGACGCGTTAGGCaggctacacctcccatcatccccatctccATCAATCAGCTGCAGCTATTAGCCGTGCcggctggagatgctgggggatgCCATCCAGTGAAAAAGGaagatggtctgacttggtattgAGGCAGTTTCCTGGGTTTCAAGCTGAAGGAACCAAACGCTGACACGCTGGACAAAACTAACGGGACGGTTTGCAGTGCCGCCCAGCGACGCGAGGccaagagcactcttcaaagacttgaaaggttgtcacacagaggagggccaggatctcttctcgatcctcccagactgcaggacatggaataacgggctcaagttaaaggaagccagattccagctggacatcaggaaaaacttcctgactgttagagcagtacgacaatggaaccagtgacctcgggaggttgtgggctctcccacactagaggcagctggacaaccctctgtcagggatgctttagggtagattcctgcactgagcagggggttggacgtgatggccttgtaggccccttccaactctgctattctatgattctatgattctaagaggaaaCAGCACTCAGGGTGGGCTGTGAATATTTCGTAATGATCAGAGCACCCCAGAGTgatctgtggccagatctacaccaagcaagatatcacactttgaaaacggtttgaaaactgtgcagggagtgtgtcctgggccccagcagttgtgcataccattataagcagtagtgcagaCGCTGCCTCTGTTGACGACGTTGTATCGAGGGATTATTATGGAATGAAACTCTTGCGTGATGCAGTTCTCTGGATGAGAATCGCTTTGGGCGGAACGAATCCGTCCAGTCACATTTTCGTCTTGGAACGAAGCTTCAAAGGCTCCGTTAATACCAACATCTGTATGAAAAACGTAACGTCCTTTCCGTTGGAGCGTTATCTCCTGAGTGGCAGCAAATCGTAACCAAGTGATGGGATGTCTCCTGTCGTGTCCGTACTCTTAAAGCAGGGGCCTCCCAGTGCtgttggactcaaactcccatcagtgcaaagcatctggagattTACTCTATGCCCACTCTTGCTGTAGATAATCTGGATTCAAACCAGTAATGCTGCTTTTCTCATTGGCAACTTGGTTCCAGGATGCCAACATTTTGAAAGTAGCTTCTTTTGGCATGCAGGTACGCCCCTGAATTTTTGTACCCCCTTCAGAGGAAACAAGGTTAAACCAACCTGAGTACATTTTCAAAGAGTCTTACACAACAGTGCCTTCCTCCTCACCCCCAATCTCATCACAGGTGCAAGGGACTGCGCAGACGATCGCCCAACAGGAGAGCGGAAATCGTGCCGTAGCTGGATCGGAACCCAGGACGGGAAGGACTTCTTGGTTGGCGACGAGCTCACTCTGCCAGAAACGGAACGGGTGATTCGTTCAGGAGGCTTCCAATGGATTCCAGGAAAGGAGAGATCCTTGTCTTACGGCACTTTGGATTCCCTCTCTTTGTAGTGCGCTGAAACGGCGTCACGCAGAGCTGTTAACACGCTCTCGCGGAAGGCACGCAGGCCTCCCCCAGCCTTAGGACATTGAGAAGTGCTCCGTCCGTATTCAAAACCCCTCCAAGGGCCTCTTATTTCTCTTCCTTGCCTGCCGATGCGTCTTTTAATTTAATGCCTCTCTCTGTTGAGAGATCCTTGCCTTGTTTTCCCACCCGCCCGCCATTTAGGGTGTGTTGTATTCGCTCATACACCCACTTCCTCCATCTATTTGCGTTGGAGAAGGGTAGGAAAGTTTCAAGgttccaccccccccccgggATGCAAACAAGACCCTCTCATATGCTATGGTGATGGTGACACTGTGATCCCCGCTTGTACTTCCTGCCCTGCAGTTCTTGTAAGGAATAGTAATATTGATCTTCATATCCATCCATAAAGATCTCCCTCTTAAGATGCAGCCGGTGAGTTATCAGCTCAGAACGCCGCTCCCAGATTTATCCTTTATCAGCAACATGTCACATCAGCAAAAGACAAATCTCTGCCTCCCGGGAGCTTACAATCTGAATTTAGACTAGAGATGGGGTTGTGGGGACGGAGGAATGGGGCAGAGGAGGTTGAGCTACTGTACCCTGCACCGTTCCAAACGTTCAAAGCAACACCGCCGGTTTTGTCCAGAGAGGTCTGGAGGCTTCAAGAATAGCTGCGCCTTTGCTGGAGCAGACCAACGCTCTATCTAgccccagcatcctgcttccaatAGTGGGGTCAGCCAGGTGCTTTcgggaagcccagaagcaaaaCCCACAGCCTTCTCTCGGTCTACCTTGGTGTATGGCTTTTACATCTacggcagctttccccaacctgggtccctcccgatgtgttggactgcaactcccaacatcccaattctatgctttagggtggattcctgcattgagcagggggttggactagatggccttgtaggccccttccaactctgctattctatgattctatgatccccagcCGGCcctggctgcctggggaatgctgggagttgtcgccCAACACATCTACAGGCAGTGATGCAGCCAGATCATTTTGGACCCTGGAGAGGACCAGGTGTATTACCTCATTTGTGAAGACACTCACAGCTCTCTTCCCCGCCTTCCCTCTGCCATCCCATGCCTTACAACTACATCTAGATTCTTAATTGTGTTAAGAGTGTTTGCCAACTCCAACTGGTGAAACAGACCTAGCGTCTCTATGGAGCTGCCACGGCTAACACAGATTCCTCTGTCCCTGTTCAGCTATCGTGGCTAATAGGGAGTTGTTCGCAGCTCAGCGAGAAAGGCGGGGAGGACATGGAGCAGGGCGGGGGGCAGGCATTTTTGAATTTCCGCAGAAAAGGCAGTGACGTTTAACCCTAAACGTTGCCCGGGGTCATTTATAAACAGAGAGGCAAATTCAGAAATACTTCTTATAATTTAAAGGGAAGACACAGTCCAGCTCAGGGTGGAAGACTGGCCATGTGTCCTGTGTGTCTGCCTCTTTCAATCCGCTCTCTGTGGATGGACGACCGTTCGTCTAGTTCTTTGTCTTCAAagtggaatgggagagggcagGAGACCAGCTCTTTCGGCTGCGTCCTCCGCAGCATCCTTCCGGCCCTCTGTAGCCGGCGGCCCGTTGGGCTtgatttcccctttctcttttcaAGCCCAGTGAACGGCTGAGTCGCTCCTTTCTTTCCCAAGCCGCCTGAATGGGCTCAGCCATGCCCAGCGTTGGCACTGCCAGTCGCAGACGTGCAGCTCCACATGGATTCCCCAGGccgtgctggggtgtgtgtgtctgtgtgtgtgtgtgcagcaaaTCTCGGGAGTGTGAGCGTCCCACGACGCTCCAGGTGCTCAAAGCCTTCCCTTTCTGGGAGTAATGAAAACGGAGTCTCAGAGCTGCCCGGCGTTGCCAGCCCAGAGCAAATGTCGGCGTAGGTAGTCTCTGCTGGGGCTGGGGCAGCTGCCCTCGGATGCCAACTTGTGATGCCAGGCCTGGTTGCCCCCACCGTCTGccatttaggggtgtgtgtgtatttttgctgAATGCTCTTGCTGCCAGGGACTAAGGCTTAGGAGGGGGCGTTTCGACCTTTTAGGATGGGACAGGGGAATTGCACAAGAGCTGGAAAACCCAACTAACAATTGGTGGTCAGGAGAAAGGCAGTGGGGCAGGGCTAGAATTTGGACCCTAAGCGGGCCGGATCTGAACCCAGGGTCTGTCGGATTTGCACCTGAGGCTCTCAACTCCTGCGTCACACTTTTGTTTTTTCTGCTAGAGGCTGTTGCAGGTCAAGTCACTTACGTGCAAAGGAGGACTTTGCATTTTCCTGTGTCCTCAGTCTGCTGCCCTTGTGTTTCATGCGTGGCAACTCTAGCATTTATGAGGACGCAGGTGAAAACGTTctcattctctgtgtgtgtgtgtaatctctcCACTCTGTTTGTAATTGCAACCTAGTAGTCTTCCTTTCCAACTTCCGCTCCCGCAATGTTGCAATTGTGCCGTCTTTATCTACCTGTGCACACGCAGGCCTCGGGATTATTTTGGCTGTCCCTTCCAGCAGCTGAGTTGGCAGTCAGAAAGTCAGTCTGttccccaccgcccaccccagctAGGTTTGTAGGAGCTTCTGAAAAAGGAGGTGAAGTTCAGAGTTGATGGCGGTTGAATAATGTGCGACACACATAGGCAAGACCATCTCTCGTCACCTCACCGGTCTCAGCATCCTTCTAGGAGGGGATTGTAGAGGCAAAGTTCTTGATGGATGGGACTTGTCGCTACTGTCACCTTTTCTCTGGGCAAAAGGAACATCAGGGCTTGCTCCCGTTGGAATtcccctactcacccactcaccCTGGGCAATGAGAGGGTAACCAGAGCTATTCCAACAGCCCTGCAAAAAGTTGACTtacattttcctcttccctccccatgcctttttccttgcatgtcgtgttgtgtgtttgtgtgtgtgtgtgttttagattgTGAGGCCAAGGGCTGTCTTGTTTCCGGATTGATTGCAATCTGTTCCAGGAACCTTTTTCCCCGCTGAGGGGGTAGAATAAGAAtattttctataaataaataacagcagctTTTAACATGCAGAAGTTCTACAGGTGAAGTTTTTCCTGCCCGTGGTGAGAGAAAGCTTCACAAAAGCTACATTTCTGCATAGCAAATGCTTGTCCtcttccaaaaaaaacccacacaggaCCAGGACTCGTGCAGGGTGAAGTGACAAGCCTGACTTGTGGCTGAAAATATCTAAAAACAGAGGCCATGAACAACTAACCCTTGAAAACAGGCTGTCAAGATTAGACATATATGGTTACGTAACATCACAGGCTGCGCACAGTTGGGCACCACTGTCTTTGAAGCGACTGTGTTTAGAATGACTGGGtggcctttatatatatatatatattgcaatcctctgcttttttaaaaaataaaaattagacaCGCTGCTGAGTGCTTACATATTTTACTCCATGCTTTTTATTTTAACGTTTCTTTACCATATAAGTCTAATATATTTCCTTGGTCTGTTAGGAAAGGGGTGTGTTTGCATCTATTTCTGTGTTCACAGCCTCTGTTTTAGCAGACAATATTTGCGGTTCACCCTTCACTTTctttggcctgtgtgtgtgtgtgtgtgtgtgtgtgagagagagagagagtaggggGGATTTCTATTCTCTAGCCCCCACAACACTCTCTTGACAGGATCACACAAGACTCTTCTATCCTCTGCCAGGCAACGTTCAAACTGGGAGATGCGGGCGGGTAGAAAGGTAACCCTTAATGAAATTTAAAACAGGCTCAGATTTTAGCAAAATCCTACTCCCCGTAGCTTTCTACAACTGCCAGCTAGGGGAAGCTGGTACAAAAGGAAAAATGGGAAACCGCCTCGTTGGTAATTTGAGGAGGAAGCAGGCACCCCGTCAGTCATTAGGGCTGTTCGTACAACGCACTACCCCAcattcagtggctgagtgtgggatgtttgaactgtgggttgtttgttgaagcatgggttctcgtgttgtctgaacacagccaggatgtcttgttaaccatgcagtgtggcttcccgcccttcaaacaagccaccttgagaacccatggcttgttttgaggTTGTTCACAAGCCACACTGCACGGTTAACAAGATGCCCTGGCTGCActcagacagcacgctaacccacgattcaacgaacaacccacagttcaaaacaacccgcactcaaccactgagtgtgggttagcgtgttgtgtgaacagcccccttCTTTGTACAGGCAGGGTTAGGGCGGCCACAATCATTGCCAAAATAAGAGCCTGGATGGTGGTCTTCCCAGAAGCATCCAACAGCCCAGAGTAGGATACAGGATAAGATGGACCAGCCTCCTGAAATAAGGGAGATCCCTGGGGCAGATCCCAGTTTCTTTGTTCTCTGGGCAACCCAGGACACATGAGGGCATTTGGACATACCTTTCACAAGAATGGGCGCCGGAGTGGGGTTTCCAGGTGGACTTTAGTCCCCTAACCTTGGATGAGTCAATATTTAGAGAGTCACTATGTGGAGAGGGGCCAGCTAGTCAGCCTCCCCCATGCCAGGACTCTTCCTCAAGGTCACTCCTTGCTGGATGCTGGTAGTGGAGGATGGTGACGtgcaagcaaaaaataataatactagagTTGCAAGCAGTGAATGACACCCCCCTCTCGCTCTAGCTTGGGTTACGTACCCATGGTTAGAGCATGCACTTTataacgcagccttcctcaagcctgggctctccagatgggttggatgaTGACACAACACCCAATGCCTTTAGCctggctgggggtaatgggagctgtagtccaacccatttcAAGAGCCCCGGCTTGGGAAGGGCTGTTTAATAACATACGAAGCTGCCTTCTACAATACCATAGgctagagaattattattattattattattattattattattattattattattattattattattatttgtatcccaccttttgcccaatactgggcctcaaggcggccttacaaaatttaaaacatacatcggaaagaaaagaaaaaacgtttgaaacacacaacaaaattataagtctattaacatagatggagggccagattattctccaaaggtctGTTGGAGCaaaaaatgttttagcctgcttccgaaagcccatcaaggagggagccagcctagcttccccgggaagagagctccagagcaccggagcagccaccgagaaggccctgtcccatgttcccaccaagcgtgcctgtgaagaaggtgggactgaaacaagggcttctccagaagatctcaaagcacgggcaggctcacaagggagaagacggtcttttagataacctggacccgagccatatagggctttataggttttaTAAATATGCAGGGTTTGGGggagaaaacatgcattttagaATGTGAGCGCACGCTCAGGGAATTGCAAAACCTTCCCGAGAATTACGCCCCTCGCTTTCACAAACATGATTTGCAATCAGGCACGAAACACTCGTAtatccctggcagatgccccCTCTCACCATGGCGTGGGATGCTAGTGCCCCCTGCAGGATACATTGGGCACAGCTAGGGGAGGGCATTCAGATGCCAAGTGCCCTCAAAAAGTGGGAATCCCTTGAAGACACAGGTGGATGAAATGGAAGCACTTTGTATATCTGCAGTGTACCTGAACACCAGGACCTGGGAGCATGCAGGCATATACTATTAGTAATTCCCAAACTGTGACGTCTGGCACACCAGAGAATGCTTATTCTTACATCCAGGGCCAGCCccaccatgaggcagagtgacgcagttgcttcaggcagcagattttagaTGTcgtaaaagggcagcaaattgttagttattcgTTTAGTTATTCCTCTGTTTCTACTGCTAGGGATGGGTAGAGGTACTTATGGGGTTTTCTGCCAcatgtaccaaaataacttggctggctttggataCTACTGtaccttgattgattgattgattacatttttataccgcctaatagccgaagctctctgggcggttcacaaaaattaaaatcatgaaaagcataaaaacaaccaaccatctaaaaacacaaatacaaaattcaatataaaaagcacaaccaggataaaaccacacagcaaaaattgatataggttaaaatatggaattaaaacagcaaagtttaaaatttaagttaatcagtgttaaaatactgagaaaatgaagaaggtcttcagctggcgacggaaggaatacagtgtaggcgcca comes from Elgaria multicarinata webbii isolate HBS135686 ecotype San Diego chromosome 21, rElgMul1.1.pri, whole genome shotgun sequence and encodes:
- the VEGFB gene encoding vascular endothelial growth factor B isoform X2 codes for the protein MTIPCHALPLLLVTTLQLQYCASTLAIPPSDRTNVSGEVIPFLDVYNRSSCQPRETMVPVAAEHPHLVSHIAVPSCVLLKRCAGCCSDDTLDCAPEQTHEQRMEVMLTRLSQSRLQQLTFTEHTQCICRPKTILLRSNAISRSCAPCRNKKKQLNPQTCNCVCRRRESERCVARGLVLNKATCRCKGLRRRSPNRRAEIVP
- the VEGFB gene encoding vascular endothelial growth factor B isoform X1, with the protein product MYASSHGCHPRKSCCLPRHHEGRSASGDSLPRASLTSWISSAPMWDLSVLAIPPSDRTNVSGEVIPFLDVYNRSSCQPRETMVPVAAEHPHLVSHIAVPSCVLLKRCAGCCSDDTLDCAPEQTHEQRMEVMLTRLSQSRLQQLTFTEHTQCICRPKTILLRSNAISRSCAPCRNKKKQLNPQTCNCVCRRRESERCVARGLVLNKATCRCKGLRRRSPNRRAEIVP